A genome region from Desulforapulum autotrophicum HRM2 includes the following:
- a CDS encoding ParA family protein translates to MNKKECFIGSISNYKGGTGKTITAVNLSAGLAIQKKKVLIIDIDPQSDTTRALMQDPMKINNCIYQLLDPGEKQPIDLKDCIYSTIHENLDILPNITETSGLEIPLAINFPESNWNLRNKIYDYVKDKYDYALIDCPPTLSIFVSNALYASDFVMIPVDAGSGNSLEGVKGVLELMQSVRDNGNPNLRFIKILINKIDRRKSAHKANIQEAQNRFGEENIFETTIPTSSVFETIETMRKTSVFSYSPTSKGAQGFRTFTKEFLSFFEPERSGE, encoded by the coding sequence ATGAACAAAAAAGAGTGCTTCATCGGATCAATTTCAAACTACAAGGGTGGTACTGGAAAAACAATTACAGCTGTCAACCTAAGCGCTGGATTGGCCATTCAAAAGAAAAAAGTTCTTATTATTGATATTGACCCCCAAAGCGATACGACCAGGGCGCTTATGCAAGATCCTATGAAAATTAACAACTGCATATATCAATTATTAGACCCTGGTGAAAAGCAACCTATTGATCTCAAAGACTGTATATATTCGACAATACATGAAAACCTCGACATCCTGCCAAATATAACAGAGACTTCGGGATTAGAAATCCCCTTAGCAATAAATTTCCCCGAAAGTAATTGGAACCTTCGAAATAAAATTTATGACTATGTGAAAGACAAATACGATTATGCACTCATTGATTGTCCACCTACCCTTTCTATTTTTGTATCCAATGCTCTGTATGCCTCAGATTTTGTCATGATTCCGGTTGATGCTGGCAGTGGCAATTCACTTGAAGGAGTAAAAGGGGTCCTTGAATTGATGCAGAGTGTACGAGACAACGGCAACCCTAACCTAAGGTTTATCAAGATTTTGATAAATAAAATAGATCGACGCAAATCCGCACACAAGGCTAATATTCAAGAAGCACAAAACCGTTTTGGTGAAGAAAACATTTTTGAAACAACGATCCCCACAAGCTCCGTTTTTGAAACAATTGAAACCATGAGAAAAACATCCGTGTTTTCATATTCACCAACATCAAAAGGAGCACAAGGTTTTAGAACATTTACAAAAGAATTTCTTTCTTTCTTCGAGCCTGAAAGATCAGGAGAATAA